The genomic DNA GTAAAAAATTTGGATACAGAAAACATTTGAACATATGATAAACTTAAATATTTGATAGCAGAAAAGAGGAAAGAAGTGGATGAAAAAATTAGCAAAATATTAAGAATTAATCTCAATCTATATTTATAGTGGGGGTTGATTACAAAAAATAGGAAAGATGAAAAAATCATCGACAATAAACATAAACAACGTATGCCTATTATGGCATTAAGAAAGGTAGCAGAACATGGAAAATTTGGAACAAAAAAATTTTAACGAATCCCCGCACATTATCAATCCAAGCGAATCACACATGGCGTTGATTTTTCTGCTTGATACGTCAGGATCTATGGCGTCAGACGGTAAAGGCGGAAGTCCTATTCAAGAACTTAACGCAGGCTTGAACAGATTTAAGGCTGAAATTATCAAAGACAAGCAAACGCGAGACATTTTAGACGTCGCGATTATTGAGTTTAACAGCGACCATAGGGTAATACAAGATTTTGTTCCCGTAGAAGATATGGAAGAAGTCAATCTCGCGGCTACCGGAGTAACTAACATGGCTCCGGCAATAAAAACCGCTCTTGATATGATTAACGAAAGATCAAGGTTTTACAAACTCTCCGGTTCCGTGCCTTATAAGCCCTGGATTATTTTAATCTCCGACGGCGCTCCAGGCGACGATATAAGCGGCGCTATTGAAAGAATTAAGGACATGGAAGAGAATCGTAATGTCAGTTTTCGTTCTTTGGGCGTAGAGGGATATGACTCTAAAGTTTTACACGATTTGTCAGGTCCAAAGGTAATGAAATTAACGGGTACAGATTTCTCTAGTTTTTTCGATTGGGTTAATAAAAGTATGAGAGCGGTTTCTCAAAGCTCGCCGCACGAAAAACCGGAAGCGATAAAGCTTTCGGGGAATGTAGTTGTTGACACGGATTGGGATGATTGATTGTAAACATGCGAAACCGATTTTTAAGTAAACGAATTAGTTTCGTATGTTATTCACAAAGAGAGGTTAAACGAAAATGATATATACATACGGTATTACGGAACAAGGCGCATACCACGTTAAAAACAACATACCTTGTCAAGACGAGCATTATATCGTCAAATACGGCGATAATATGATTGTTGCGGCTGTTGCAGACGGGTGCGGAAGTGAAGAACATTCGGATATCGCTTCAAAAATCGCGGCAAAAGTTTCCGTAGATTTTTGCGTGGAACATATTTCTATGCCGGAAGATAAGGACGATATTTTGAATATAATAAAAAAATCGTTTTTACTGGCGCAGAACACTATCGAACAAAAAGCGAAAGATAACGGACATAGCGTTGACCAATATGATACGACACTTACTTTAGCCGTTATGTACAAAGATACGTTATATTACGGTCATTCTGGCGACAGTGGAATTCTCGCATTGACTGCCGAAGGGCTTTATGAACAAGTTACAGAACAACAACAAGACGAGGAAGGACGTGTTTTCTATCTGTTTTGCAGTGATAAATGGGTATTTAAGAAATTTGAAAAACAGGTTTGTAGCGTATTATTGGCGACCGATGGAATATTTGAACCGTTATTCCCTTATCTGATTAAATACGAGCCGGTAAATATACACGTATCGCTTGCCCGATTTTTTATGGACAACAAAATTTTACAGATAGACGAATTAGGCGAAGACGCAGTGAAAGCGCGGATTGCCGACTTTATTCACAATATATCGGACGAACAAGTCAATGACGACAAAACCATAGTCGTATTAGTGAATCCGTCGATTGAATCTAAGGAGCAATCTGACAATTATTACAAAGAACCGGACTGGGTTGGGTTGAAAAAAATACACGACGAAAAATGGAAACACGATGCGTATCCGCATTTATTCAAGGAACAAAAGGATATATGACGCATAAGGGTATATCGGGAACAAACTATTCGCTTCAATCCACCTCTTTTAAGAGCGGCGGCGAAGGCAGTATATACCATGTAGGGGACGCTAACGGATCAAAAAAGGTTGCCAAAATTTATCATGACGAAGCGTTAACGCCGGAACTCGAAGATAAACTCAAATATATGGTAAATAACCCTCCTGACCCAAGTGTATTGAATCAGGTCGCTTGGCCGTTGGATATTTTATACGATACGGAAAGCAAATTTTGCGGTTTTGTAATGCCGGAATTAAGCATAAACGCCGAGTTAAGCGATGTTTATAAGTATCTTTCTTCCGTTTATCAGTCTTTATCCATAAACAATAAGATAATCATAGCGGAAAATATATGCGCCGTTATATCTGCGGTGCATAACGCAGGATATGTATTTGGAGACTTTAATCCGCAAAACATCGGCGTTGATAAAAACAGCGGAAAAGTCGCTTTTTTAGATACGGACTCTTACCATGTTTTTGACACAGTTAAAAACAAGCATTATCGCTGTAAAGTATGCGCAGACGGATATGTCGCGCCGGAACTGCTGGAAGCGTGTGCCGACCATGCGGCTGCATATCCGCAAGACGGTAAAAAACTTTACGAAAAAATACCGTTAAAAAAATCTTTTACAGAACAAACGGATAATTTTGCCTTAGCCATCCATATATTCAAATTATTAATGAACGGATATACGCCGTTCGGAGGGATAATTGAAACAGAAAGGCTCTCACAAGCTTCTCCAAGCCAAGGAAACACCGCTGTCCGCCGCAACGAATATTCTTTCAGACCCGGATATAAACCTATGTCTGCCGCAGTGCCGCCGCTTGACATATTTCCGCAAGAAATAGCGAATTTATTCCAGCGGGCGTTTTTAGTTACCGGTTCAATCAATCCGCTGCAAAGACCGACATCAATCGAATGGCACCAGGCTTTGTCCCGATATGAAAATACGTTGATTGACTGTCCTGTAAATAAACTACATCAATACGACAGGAAAAATAAAACATGTCCGTATTGTGAAGCGGATATGAAGTATCAAAACGCGATAAACGGGATGAAGGCTAAAACGCATTCTCCCATACCGGCGCCTATATCAATTATTCAACAGAAAACCTATTCGCAGAAACAGTCCGGCAGTAATAAATTCTCAAACTTTCGCAAAAAAAGATGGAGATCCCTGTCCAAGTTTATTATAATCGCCATTTCGTTAAGCTTAATAACATTAGGAGTGAATTTGGTAAATTCGCGAGAGGCATACAAAACAATTAAAACGTTCGTTCACCAAAAGCCGCAAGAGTCTATTGCCGTTACTTCCGTTCCTCCACACATTCCACAAAATGTAAATGTAGAAACCGCACAAACAAAAACAGCAAACACAAGCGGAAACGCTTATACGAAATCGCTTGAACATCGACAACAGCAACCGCTGACTACTACTACTTCCATTAAAACGGAACAGACGAAAACACCAACGCCTCAAAAACAATCTACGGTTAATACCGTTACTGCTATAAATAGGGCGGCAGATCATAACAACCGCGGAGTTGAATATCTGAACAAAGGCGATTATGACAGAGCGATCGCTGATTTTAATGAAGCGATACGAATTGATCCAAACAATGCAATTGTTCGCGGCAACCGTGGAAATGCATATTTCATGAAAAACGATTATGACAGAGCAATCGCTGATTTCAAAGAGGCAATAAAGCTAAATCCAAACGATACGGAAGCAAAAAAAGATTTGGAAGACGCTCTTAGGCGAAAAAACTCAATGTAAACAAACTATTAAACAGAGAGAAAAACAGATGAAGCGTCAAAGTATTTGTAACGAGGAGCGACAATTTTGTTATTTGACATGAGCAACATATTTAAACCTTCTGTAGATAACGGCGGCTATTACTACAGTCGCCTAAGTGACGAACAGAAATCAATATACCGGATAATATTATCCGGTATTGAAACGTATGCGGAAGAAATAAAATTACCTATGAAGCCGATTAATGAAATATCTATGATATTTAACCGTATCTTGCTTGACAATCCAACGCTTTTTTATACTTCATCTTTTAGCCAAATAAACGATTTGTGCAAACAAAAATGTATTGTAAAACCCGATTATAAATATTCAAATAAATTTGTGCGACAAAACACAAATCATATCAAAACCTGTTTACAAACATTTGAAGCGTTAAAGACAAAAAGAGATATTGAAAAAGAGATGTATGTTCATGATTATTGTTTGAATAACTTTAAGTATGACTATACGTTCGCGGACTACTCGTATTTAGTCCTTGGTCCTGTACTAAATAATACCGCCGTATGTGAAGGAATCGCCAAATTTGTAAAACTTGCGTTTGATTATCTTGGAATTGAAAGCGTCGTAGTTTCGGGAAAAGCAAAAAATCCTATAAACTCTGCAACAGAAGGACACGCTTGGAACGTTGTCAAAATTGATGGAAAAACATATCACTTGGACGTTACTTTCGATATGACGCTAAAAGACAAAACAAATCGCTATGATTATTTCAATCTTACCGACGAAGACATAAAAAAGGATCATACCGCACTAGACGATTTACCCGTATGTTCAACAATTGGAAACGATTATTTTTCGGTAAATTCGTTAGTTGTGTTCACACCCGCTGAACTCGAAAAAATAATAGGAAACGGTTTAACGCAGGGCAAGAAAAATATTACGGTGAAACTGAAAAACGTAAAAAACACAGAAAGCGTCGTAGATAAAGTAATGTCTGTTTCGCAGCAACAATATATGAAAATTTATAAACGCGGTGTAACGGTAGAAGTCAAATACAATTTAAATCAAGCGGTATTTGACATAAATTTCAAATGAGAAAGGAAAAAAATGAGTGAGCAAAACAACAATCAAAACGATAGCGGCGGCGGATTGTTTCTATTTATTATCGACTGGATATTTGATATTATAAATAGACGTAAAATTCGCAAATACAATAAACAAGCCAGAGGCCTTGAAGAATATAAAAGCATTACGACCGATATTTTATTTCCTTGCGAGTCGTATAATGAAAATATTATAGTATCGGGAGGAGATGCCGGAGAACGTCTGAGGTTTAGTGAACGCATTATACAAAACAGCTCCGCAAAAGGACGTCCGATGATTATACTGCATTTGGGAAATACTGGTTTGGAAAACATTGCGGCGCAGAATAATCTCGGCGTTATCGCAAGCATGCACAGTAAAAATTTTGACGCGTTTACTTCTTTTGAGCAACAAGAAATCTGCCAAGTCGTTCTTGATACCTGTAAATCCAAATATGATATAAAACCGTATGGGCGTTATATTTTGCAGATAGTGTACGAACTTTTGGCTTGTCAAAAAATACGCCCGTATTTTTCAAATTACGCAGATTTCACTTACCACCAATTGTCCGAAAAAATTAACGACTGCTTTGTGAGAGGCTTGATTACTCAAACAGCAGCTGACAATTTAAATTCTTTGCTTATGATGGGACAGACCGAGTGCGCAAAAATTGATTCGTTTTTTTATGATTCAAAAGCGCAAATGGGCCATATAGCGACAAACAACGCAAATATTACCGGCGGTACAAGTGTTTTATCGGCGATTAAAAAAGGAAAAACGTTGTGCGTTGATTTAAAATCGTCAGCAAATACTATGCTTGTAGAATTAATCGTAAATTCCATCACCATCGCCATGAATCGCGGATATGAATTTTCAATTTTCTTGGACGACGTAGCCGTAGCAAACAACGAAGCCCTAAAAAACATGTTGTGCCAAAAATCAAATCATAATAACATTATTTGTTCTAAAGATTTGTATGCGTTGCTTAATGGGAAAGAGGATGTTTTTACAAACATCGCCGGAGAAGCGGAAAAAACGGTGCTGTTATCCCACGGTTCGCATATTGGTTGCGAAAAATGGTCAAAATATATAGGGGAGTACGATAAAATCGATGTATCGCATAATACAAACGGCGGTTGGAGTCAAAGCAGTAAATGGGGTTATAACTCAAATCAAGGAAAAACGATGAAAGAAAAACGCGAGTATAAAGTAAAACCGGAACAAATAAATCGTTTGTCGCACAATGAGATATTTATATACGACAATCAAACAGGCAGTTTGATACAGACAAAAGTGATTTAGAAAGACTGAGATTATATGAGCGAATGTACGGATTATTGGTGTAATGAATATGGAAAAGCAAACGGAAATTGTGACCGTTGCGAAAAAAAAGAGAACGCCAAAGATGAATCAAATATGCGGGTAATTCTTAAAAAACGAGCCGAAAAGGTAATGGAATTGGATAAATTGTCAAATAAAAATTTTGGGCAAAATAGATAAAAAAAGGAGAACGCTAAAATGAGCAAGAGTAATACGAGTTCAAATGCGGGTGCCGGACAAGGAAATTCGCAGCCGTCAAGTGCGGCTAACGCAAACGCAAGTTTTAAAAACATGTTTAATTCTTTGGGACAAGCGACTGTTAAAGGCAGCGGTAAAGCAGCTCAAAGCATTTCCGAAAGCGGAGGGTCAAGCAATGGAATAGTCGCAGGCGGAATTGCTGCCGGAAAAGACTTAGGGCAAGCTGTAAAGCACGGCGCTCAAGGCATGTCGTATTCCGCAAAATCTATAATGGAAGGTGCGAGTCGGCAAAATCCAAATTCAGGACAAGCGTTGCAAAGTATGAAAATTCAACAAGCGATGACGCCGCAAGGACGTGCGTCAAGCGCAATAACCGACAAATCAAGCAGTGCGTCAAAAAGCGGTTCTTCAGCACAGTCTAAAGGAACAAGCGCAAGTTCGGGCGCAAACAAAAGCGGAGGTCAAAGCAGATGAATATATCGACGCGTTTGTTATACGGAAACACAATATCGCAAAACAACCCGCCAAGTCAAATTGCAAACGCAAAAATTAAACTTAACGGCGCATATAACGGCAAACCAAATACTTTCACGCTTGATAATGACGTGTTAAGCAAACACACAATGCTGGTCGGAGGAACAGGTTGCGGTAAAACCACTCTTTTTTACCATTTTGTTTCGCAAATAAAACGCAATATGACAAATGACGATGTTATGATTATTTTTGACAGCAAAGGAGATTTTTATTCTCAATTTTATAACAAATCAACAGACCTCGTTATCGGAAATTCCAAACAATATTCAAGTATATCGCAACATTGGAATATTTACAAAGAAATCCTTGCCGACGGTTGGGACAAACGTGATTATATCATAAACACGCAAGAAATATGTAAATCATTTTTTGACGAGCGCACAAAAAACACGACAAACGCCTTTTTCCCAAATGCGGCAAGAGACATGCTTGCCGCCGTTATTACAGTATTTATTCGTGAAGGAGAAAAAGACGCTAGCGTAAAAAGAGAATGGTTTTATAACAATAAATTAAAAGAGTGGTTGGAACAATCAGATTCGCAAAGAATTATGGATTTGCTCAGCGAAAGCCCCGACGCAAATGCTGTGCTGTCGTATATCAGCGGAGACAATGCTCAATCGCAAGGAGTTTTATCGGAAATGTATTCTGTTATAAGAGAAATATTGATAGGCGTTTTTGCAGAAAAAGGAAGTTTTTCTATGCGTGAATTCGTACGCAACAAAGGCAATAAAACACTATTTATAGAATACGACCTTTCAATCGGAAGTATGCTTACGCCGGTATATCGCCTTATGTTTGACCTTGCCCTAAAAGAAGCGCTCGGACGAAATAAGCCGCAAGGAAACGTATATTTGGTTTGTGACGAGTTCAAATTATTGCCGCATTTACGCCACATTGACGACGGTGTAAATTTTGGACGCAGTTTGGGGGTTAAGGTGTTTGCCGGCATTCAAAGTATTGAACAATTATACGAGATTTACGGGCAGAGTCGAGGTAGAAATATAGCGGCAGGTTTTTCGTCGGTGTATGCGTTTCGTGCAAACGATGTTTCAACAAGAGATTACATAACCGGATTGTTCGGAAAAAATATTGTTCTGGAGAAATATCAGCGTCTAGACAATCAAATAACAGAAGAAAAACGAAACGGGCAAACGGTAGAAGATTGGGATATGAACAGTTTGAAAGTCGGTGAAGCGATTGTGGGGTTGCCGTTTTCACAGCCGTTTAGGTTTTATTTTGATATGTATTAAACCCCTCATTCAAAAAACTATAATCACATAACGGTCGCCGAGATAAACTCCTGTGTTTTTATACAAAAATTACAAGAAAACCGCTTTTGTCTCGGCAAATAAAATATTTTCATACTCGTATTTAATTTTTTTACAGTGGAAGCGGGTGATTTAAAGTTTTATGAACGGTGTATATGTAAAAGAAACCGAACCGCTTGAAAGAGCGGTTAAACGTTTTTCAAAAGTTTGCGAAAGAGCGGGGTTAATTTCCGATATAAAGAAAAATCGTTATTTTGAAAAGCCGAGTGAAGAAAAAAAGAGAAAAAATAACGCTGCAAAACGTAAACAAATTCGTGAAGACAGACGAAAAACTTGGTCTGTTCGTTAAAAATAAGACGTCTGAAATCGGAGTGATATGGGTTCAAAATATTCTTTCAGCATTTCGGTAAAAAATTTTTGGACAATTCTTGTTCCGGCGATTTTGATTTTTTTAGCGCTGGGCGGAGTTGCCGGATTTTTGTTTGTCGATAAAGTAATTATGCCGAATTTTACGGATTTGCAAAATAAAAACGATGTCGTCGTTCCGTCGCTGGTGGGTTTAAACGTTGAAGCGGCGGCGCAAAACGCATTTGATTTAGGGTTAAGGATTATAAGAAGAAAAAACCGTGAGTATTCGGACAACGCGCCTTATAATTCCGTGCTTTCGCAAGAGCCGTCCGCCGGAGAATATGTAAAAAAAGGGCGTCATATTTTTGTTTCCTTGAGCAACGGAGCGGAAGTCGGCGAAATTCCGAACGTCAGAGAATTGGCGGAAGGTCCGGCGAAATCTACTTTACGTCAGGCGGGGTTTGAAAATATTTCGGTTAAAATTGATTTTGACAAAGAAATTCCCGCGCTGTTCGCCGTAGAAACGAATCCCCCGGCGAATACGAAGACGTCGCGTAGCGTTCCGGTAGTCCTTTTGATATCAAAAGGGCAAAAACCTACGTCGGTAATAGTTCCGAATTTGGTAGGAGAAATGTTTTCTGAGGTGCGGGGAAAAATTGAAGATAAGGGATTAAAACTGGGAGATGTCGGTTATAAGTCAAGCCAATTGATGGGGGCGGGACAAATTATTTCACAGTCGCTGTCCCCCGGAAAAGAAGTTCCTTTTGGGAGTATGATAAATGTTGTTGTCGCGGTGGAGAGATAAACTAAAAAACATAATATTTTTGCTTGTTGTATTTTTCTTATCCCTGCCTGTCGGCTGCGGATTTTCTGGAAATTCAAAATTACTCAGACAAGAAAACGATACGATAAACAAAGCCGCTTATTCCGAGCTGTCTTCGGAATATTTTATTGAAGGAATGAACGCCTTACGAAGAGGCGATTCGGCAATGGCGCTGAATTATTTTGAAACCGCCTTGACGCTTGACGCGGATTCTAAAATTTTAAATGAAAAAGTAATCGACATTTCAATTTTATTGAACAATCCGGTAATAGCCGTTAAAGCGATTATGCGCGGGCGCGAGTACTCGCAAATCAATGACGACGAACTGCGAAGATTAGGCGCGATTTATTCTCGTTATCGTTACTTTTCCGAAGCGTTTGAAGCGATTTCGTTTATAAAGGAAAAAGACAAAAAAGACACGATTATTCTCGCCAGAGTTTCGGAGCAGGCGGAAAAATTTTTGTATGCGATTGAATTGTATAAAACGCAATTCTCAGACACTTCCGCCGAATTACAGTTCAAAATCGCCGATCTGTATAGAAGATCCGGCTTGTTTGCAACGGCGGAGTCGCTTTATTTGGAGACTGTCCGAAAACAGCCCGATAATATTGCGGCGAAAAAAGGTTTAGCCCTTTCCCTTATCGGTCAAAACGACGCATATCCTGCAAAGACCGTATTGGAAGAGATTTTGGTTGCGGAACCCGTTAACAGCGAAATGTGGTATTTGCTCGGCTCGGCTTTAGAAGCGTTAAACGATTGGCAAAACGCGGCAAACGCATACAAAAAATCCGTAGAAATAAGAGAAGATTTTACAGATGCGGTTTGGGCGTTGATGGTTTTATGTACAAAAATCGGCGACTTTGAAACGGCGTTGGATTTAGTCAAAAGGCTGTCCGAAAAATTTCCCGAAAGAGCGGAATATCCGGCTATTATGGGGACAATATACAACGCAATGAATTTATACGATTCCGCGTTTGTCGTTTTGAATAAAGTTCTTGAATTAGGAATAAGAACGCCGACGGTTTTGTTTGAGTTGGGAATGGCGTCGGAAAGAACGGGAAAATTTGAAGAAGCGGAAAAGTATTTCAAAGAAATTCTTGAAATTAATCCTAATTATGCCGTCGCCGCTAATTATTTGGGGTATATGTGGGCGGAAAAAGGAATAAATTTAAACGAAGCGGAAAAGCTGCTTATTTCGGCGTTGAAAGAAGAACCCGATAACGGCGCATATTTAGATTCTTACGGTTGGATTTTGTTTCAACAAAAGAAATACAAGGAAGCGGAAAAACCGCTTTTGCGTTCGGCGCAACTTATTACAAACGACTATGTGGTTTACTACCATTTAGGCGAACTGTATTTAAAACTCGGAAAGAAAAAGGAAGCGTTGAATTATTTTATAAAAGCGAATAGCTTCAAAGACAATCCCGCCTTTGAAGCCATAGACAAACAAATTAAAGACCTTTCAAAATGACCTTCCAATTCATTCGGTAGTATTGTATCCCCGAATAAAGCGCAAAAAACACCGCAACGGCGATAATATAATATGAAACTGGGAAAAACAAAACCGGAATTTTTATGCCGAAATATTGCAGGTAATAAATAATTATAATTAGAAATGTCGCCGCCGCCTGTGTGATCGCTTTAAATTTTCCAAAAC from Chitinispirillales bacterium includes the following:
- a CDS encoding VWA domain-containing protein gives rise to the protein MENLEQKNFNESPHIINPSESHMALIFLLDTSGSMASDGKGGSPIQELNAGLNRFKAEIIKDKQTRDILDVAIIEFNSDHRVIQDFVPVEDMEEVNLAATGVTNMAPAIKTALDMINERSRFYKLSGSVPYKPWIILISDGAPGDDISGAIERIKDMEENRNVSFRSLGVEGYDSKVLHDLSGPKVMKLTGTDFSSFFDWVNKSMRAVSQSSPHEKPEAIKLSGNVVVDTDWDD
- a CDS encoding protein phosphatase 2C domain-containing protein, with the translated sequence MIYTYGITEQGAYHVKNNIPCQDEHYIVKYGDNMIVAAVADGCGSEEHSDIASKIAAKVSVDFCVEHISMPEDKDDILNIIKKSFLLAQNTIEQKAKDNGHSVDQYDTTLTLAVMYKDTLYYGHSGDSGILALTAEGLYEQVTEQQQDEEGRVFYLFCSDKWVFKKFEKQVCSVLLATDGIFEPLFPYLIKYEPVNIHVSLARFFMDNKILQIDELGEDAVKARIADFIHNISDEQVNDDKTIVVLVNPSIESKEQSDNYYKEPDWVGLKKIHDEKWKHDAYPHLFKEQKDI
- a CDS encoding tetratricopeptide repeat protein; this translates as METRCVSAFIQGTKGYMTHKGISGTNYSLQSTSFKSGGEGSIYHVGDANGSKKVAKIYHDEALTPELEDKLKYMVNNPPDPSVLNQVAWPLDILYDTESKFCGFVMPELSINAELSDVYKYLSSVYQSLSINNKIIIAENICAVISAVHNAGYVFGDFNPQNIGVDKNSGKVAFLDTDSYHVFDTVKNKHYRCKVCADGYVAPELLEACADHAAAYPQDGKKLYEKIPLKKSFTEQTDNFALAIHIFKLLMNGYTPFGGIIETERLSQASPSQGNTAVRRNEYSFRPGYKPMSAAVPPLDIFPQEIANLFQRAFLVTGSINPLQRPTSIEWHQALSRYENTLIDCPVNKLHQYDRKNKTCPYCEADMKYQNAINGMKAKTHSPIPAPISIIQQKTYSQKQSGSNKFSNFRKKRWRSLSKFIIIAISLSLITLGVNLVNSREAYKTIKTFVHQKPQESIAVTSVPPHIPQNVNVETAQTKTANTSGNAYTKSLEHRQQQPLTTTTSIKTEQTKTPTPQKQSTVNTVTAINRAADHNNRGVEYLNKGDYDRAIADFNEAIRIDPNNAIVRGNRGNAYFMKNDYDRAIADFKEAIKLNPNDTEAKKDLEDALRRKNSM
- a CDS encoding type IV secretion system DNA-binding domain-containing protein, with translation MNISTRLLYGNTISQNNPPSQIANAKIKLNGAYNGKPNTFTLDNDVLSKHTMLVGGTGCGKTTLFYHFVSQIKRNMTNDDVMIIFDSKGDFYSQFYNKSTDLVIGNSKQYSSISQHWNIYKEILADGWDKRDYIINTQEICKSFFDERTKNTTNAFFPNAARDMLAAVITVFIREGEKDASVKREWFYNNKLKEWLEQSDSQRIMDLLSESPDANAVLSYISGDNAQSQGVLSEMYSVIREILIGVFAEKGSFSMREFVRNKGNKTLFIEYDLSIGSMLTPVYRLMFDLALKEALGRNKPQGNVYLVCDEFKLLPHLRHIDDGVNFGRSLGVKVFAGIQSIEQLYEIYGQSRGRNIAAGFSSVYAFRANDVSTRDYITGLFGKNIVLEKYQRLDNQITEEKRNGQTVEDWDMNSLKVGEAIVGLPFSQPFRFYFDMY
- the rpsU gene encoding 30S ribosomal protein S21 produces the protein MNGVYVKETEPLERAVKRFSKVCERAGLISDIKKNRYFEKPSEEKKRKNNAAKRKQIREDRRKTWSVR
- a CDS encoding PASTA domain-containing protein; its protein translation is MGSKYSFSISVKNFWTILVPAILIFLALGGVAGFLFVDKVIMPNFTDLQNKNDVVVPSLVGLNVEAAAQNAFDLGLRIIRRKNREYSDNAPYNSVLSQEPSAGEYVKKGRHIFVSLSNGAEVGEIPNVRELAEGPAKSTLRQAGFENISVKIDFDKEIPALFAVETNPPANTKTSRSVPVVLLISKGQKPTSVIVPNLVGEMFSEVRGKIEDKGLKLGDVGYKSSQLMGAGQIISQSLSPGKEVPFGSMINVVVAVER
- a CDS encoding tetratricopeptide repeat protein; this translates as MLLSRWRDKLKNIIFLLVVFFLSLPVGCGFSGNSKLLRQENDTINKAAYSELSSEYFIEGMNALRRGDSAMALNYFETALTLDADSKILNEKVIDISILLNNPVIAVKAIMRGREYSQINDDELRRLGAIYSRYRYFSEAFEAISFIKEKDKKDTIILARVSEQAEKFLYAIELYKTQFSDTSAELQFKIADLYRRSGLFATAESLYLETVRKQPDNIAAKKGLALSLIGQNDAYPAKTVLEEILVAEPVNSEMWYLLGSALEALNDWQNAANAYKKSVEIREDFTDAVWALMVLCTKIGDFETALDLVKRLSEKFPERAEYPAIMGTIYNAMNLYDSAFVVLNKVLELGIRTPTVLFELGMASERTGKFEEAEKYFKEILEINPNYAVAANYLGYMWAEKGINLNEAEKLLISALKEEPDNGAYLDSYGWILFQQKKYKEAEKPLLRSAQLITNDYVVYYHLGELYLKLGKKKEALNYFIKANSFKDNPAFEAIDKQIKDLSK